A part of Streptococcus porcinus genomic DNA contains:
- a CDS encoding DegV family protein, translating to MGNIKIVTDSSITIEQDLIDKYDITVVPLSVMIDGKLYSDNDLKEEGQFLKLMKASKHLPKTSQPPVGLFADYYEKLVAQGASEIIAIHLNPILSGTIEASRQGAEIAGASVHVLDSSFTDQALKFQVLAAAKLAQAGASLSEILAKVEEVKEKTRLYIGVSTLENLVKGGRIGRVTGAISSLLNIRLLMELIPDQLQPIAKGRGNKTFFKWLENHMQEIAKKPIAELAISYAGDRELADQLLERIRPFYKGEVSVQETGSIIQTHTGEGAFAVMIRYE from the coding sequence ATGGGAAATATTAAGATTGTTACAGATTCATCAATTACAATAGAACAAGACCTAATTGATAAATATGATATAACTGTCGTGCCTCTCTCTGTGATGATTGACGGGAAGCTTTATTCTGATAATGATTTAAAAGAAGAAGGACAATTCCTCAAGTTAATGAAAGCTAGCAAGCATTTACCAAAGACCAGTCAACCACCGGTAGGACTGTTTGCGGATTATTATGAGAAATTGGTTGCGCAGGGTGCTAGTGAGATTATTGCTATTCATTTAAATCCAATCCTATCAGGAACTATTGAAGCGTCACGGCAAGGTGCTGAGATTGCCGGTGCTTCAGTTCATGTTCTAGATTCATCTTTTACGGATCAAGCACTAAAATTCCAAGTCCTTGCTGCTGCTAAGTTAGCCCAAGCTGGAGCTTCCTTGTCTGAAATATTAGCCAAGGTTGAAGAAGTTAAAGAAAAAACGAGACTCTACATTGGCGTATCCACATTAGAAAATCTAGTAAAGGGTGGCAGAATTGGTCGTGTTACAGGAGCGATTAGTAGCTTATTGAATATTCGCCTTTTAATGGAGTTAATACCTGATCAATTGCAGCCAATTGCAAAAGGAAGAGGAAATAAAACCTTCTTTAAATGGTTGGAAAATCACATGCAAGAGATAGCTAAAAAGCCAATTGCAGAACTTGCGATTTCTTATGCTGGTGATAGGGAACTAGCCGATCAGCTTTTAGAGAGAATCAGACCTTTTTACAAGGGAGAGGTATCTGTACAAGAGACTGGCTCTATCATTCAAACTCATACAGGAGAAGGCGCCTTCGCCGTTATGATTAGATATGAGTAA
- a CDS encoding SGNH/GDSL hydrolase family protein: MSKKDLLKGSLCFVLAFLIFSLVLNLLIPKSRSQLKASDFLNQEKVHINYIAIGDSLTEGVGDSTNQGGFIPLLSKDLESHYHVTVNAQNYGISGNTSQQIVKRMQNDEALKSDLKKAQIMTLTVGGNDVMAVIRKHLSHLEIETFDQPMTEYQERLSQIITLAKKANKDIRIYVLGIYNPFYLNFPEITKMQDVVNNWNHRTKITLSQFKYVHFVPINDQLYKGIDGKEGIVHSEGDKKSVLNDVLYAGDHFHPNNIGYQIMSDAVLEAIKKHEKKLKH; encoded by the coding sequence ATGAGTAAGAAGGATTTACTAAAAGGAAGCCTCTGTTTTGTCCTAGCCTTCCTGATTTTTTCCCTTGTTTTAAATTTGCTTATACCAAAATCACGGTCCCAATTAAAGGCCAGTGATTTTTTAAATCAGGAAAAAGTTCATATTAATTATATTGCCATCGGGGATTCCCTGACAGAAGGGGTAGGAGACTCTACTAATCAAGGTGGCTTTATTCCCCTCTTATCTAAAGATTTGGAATCACACTATCATGTTACTGTAAATGCTCAAAACTACGGTATTTCTGGTAATACAAGCCAGCAAATAGTAAAACGCATGCAGAATGATGAAGCACTTAAATCTGACCTAAAAAAAGCTCAAATCATGACTCTCACTGTAGGGGGGAATGATGTGATGGCGGTTATTCGAAAACACTTATCTCATCTTGAAATAGAAACTTTTGATCAACCTATGACAGAGTATCAAGAAAGGTTGAGTCAGATTATTACATTAGCTAAAAAAGCTAATAAAGATATTCGTATCTATGTTTTAGGTATTTATAATCCCTTTTATTTAAATTTTCCAGAAATAACAAAAATGCAAGATGTAGTGAATAATTGGAATCACAGAACAAAGATAACCTTATCCCAATTTAAATATGTTCATTTCGTTCCTATTAACGATCAACTCTATAAGGGGATTGATGGAAAAGAAGGAATTGTTCACTCAGAAGGTGATAAGAAAAGTGTCCTAAATGATGTATTATATGCAGGTGATCATTTTCATCCTAATAATATTGGTTATCAGATAATGTCCGACGCTGTATTGGAGGCAATCAAAAAACATGAAAAGAAACTCAAACATTAA
- a CDS encoding YpmS family protein produces the protein MKRNSNINWWKWAFLLLLALNLAFCLVIGSRLIQIREPETEQIKVQKQKAIKVGTIDSNRQQLNQTVASFLKDNQTKDLTYNIYAGSSSIIFEGKYRLLGYEVPLYVYFQPIALANGNVQLQVSSISAGTLPLPESEVLQYVKSSYDLPNFVTVNAKKSSLMIDLSKIRSNTPLFLKAKKLDLINDKISFDIYKKSSK, from the coding sequence ATGAAAAGAAACTCAAACATTAATTGGTGGAAATGGGCTTTTCTCCTTCTATTAGCCCTAAATTTAGCTTTTTGTCTTGTAATAGGTAGTCGCTTGATTCAAATTCGAGAACCAGAAACAGAGCAAATCAAGGTTCAAAAACAGAAGGCGATTAAAGTTGGAACGATCGATTCTAACCGTCAGCAATTGAATCAAACTGTAGCTAGTTTTTTGAAAGATAACCAGACTAAGGATTTGACTTACAATATCTATGCTGGATCGTCTTCTATTATTTTTGAGGGCAAGTACAGACTCTTAGGATACGAAGTTCCTCTTTATGTCTACTTTCAGCCGATTGCCTTAGCCAATGGGAACGTTCAACTGCAAGTTTCATCAATTTCTGCTGGAACTTTACCTTTGCCTGAGTCAGAAGTATTACAATATGTAAAATCGAGTTATGATTTACCAAACTTTGTAACTGTTAATGCCAAAAAATCATCTTTAATGATTGACCTTAGTAAAATTAGGAGTAATACTCCACTTTTTCTAAAGGCTAAAAAACTTGACTTAATTAACGACAAAATAAGTTTTGATATTTACAAGAAATCGTCAAAATAA
- a CDS encoding HU family DNA-binding protein — MANKQDLIAKVAEATDLTKKDSAAAVDAVFAAIEGFLSKGEKVQLIGFGNFEVRERAARKGRNPQTGAEIEIAASKVPAFKAGKALKDAVK, encoded by the coding sequence ATGGCTAACAAACAAGATTTAATCGCAAAAGTTGCAGAAGCAACTGACCTTACTAAAAAAGATTCAGCGGCAGCTGTTGACGCAGTATTTGCTGCAATTGAAGGCTTCCTTTCTAAAGGTGAAAAAGTTCAATTAATCGGTTTTGGTAACTTTGAAGTGCGTGAACGTGCAGCTCGTAAAGGCCGTAACCCACAAACTGGTGCAGAAATTGAAATCGCTGCATCAAAAGTACCAGCTTTCAAAGCAGGTAAAGCTCTTAAAGACGCAGTTAAATAA